From a single Oxalobacter vibrioformis genomic region:
- a CDS encoding MOSC domain-containing protein: MRKLRVFSGRVKTYANGLTSAIGKSEIMLPLMLTPTGLASDEQEMKRHHGGPDRALLQYPPAHYDWWKKRIPEHSARFEPALFGENLSVAGFDEGDVHIGDIFSWGEALIQVSQPRSPCYRLDMHLDWPGLALIMQQQACCGWLYRVLKTGMVSNDMPFSLAAQGSNISIKEAMFIMFGNEHAAPAHDPVIWRRLMETETLSESWKQTLARRLETGAIESWKHRLEIPSA; encoded by the coding sequence ATGCGCAAACTGCGGGTTTTCAGCGGCAGGGTAAAAACCTATGCCAACGGGTTAACAAGCGCTATCGGCAAATCAGAAATAATGCTGCCGTTGATGCTCACCCCTACAGGTCTTGCCAGCGATGAGCAGGAAATGAAGCGGCATCATGGCGGGCCGGATCGTGCTTTGCTGCAGTATCCCCCGGCGCATTATGACTGGTGGAAAAAACGTATTCCGGAACACAGTGCCCGCTTTGAGCCGGCTTTATTCGGGGAAAACCTGTCTGTTGCCGGTTTTGACGAAGGTGATGTCCATATTGGCGATATCTTCAGTTGGGGCGAGGCACTCATACAGGTAAGCCAGCCCCGTTCCCCCTGTTACCGGCTTGACATGCATCTTGACTGGCCAGGGCTTGCCCTGATCATGCAGCAACAGGCATGTTGCGGATGGCTGTACCGGGTATTGAAAACCGGCATGGTCAGCAACGACATGCCTTTTTCCCTGGCAGCACAGGGCAGCAATATCAGCATCAAAGAAGCCATGTTCATCATGTTTGGCAATGAACATGCCGCCCCCGCTCATGATCCTGTCATCTGGCGGCGCCTCATGGAAACAGAAACGCTTTCAGAGAGCTGGAAGCAGACACTGGCAAGAAGACTGGAAACCGGCGCTATCGAATCGTGGAAGCATCGCCTGGAGATACCGTCGGCGTAA
- a CDS encoding MBL fold metallo-hydrolase — protein sequence MKKKGRKGILALLVAAGTMMLGACAIMSQSKFGRHPEGEHLAFAEKSPHYVEGEFKNLTPTPMFTDDSTVVSVLLKSLFTSKERPVPKGPVPSAKTDLHALSRDKDVVIWLGHSSYYMQLGGKCILIDPVLSPYASPFSFTNRAFEESNVYSPEDIPDIDYLLISHDHWDHLDYETVMALKPRVKRVITGLGVGSHLDYWGYPKHKIREADWYTALELEDGMRIHILPARHFSGRGLTRNKTLWVSFALESPGRRIYFSGDTGYGPHLAEIGNRFDGFDLAILENGQYDKRWATIHMMPEETAQAAVELKAKALLPAHSGKFSISYHAWDDPFIRIAKASEDKPYRLLTPVIGDRVDLEDETQLFPYWWEGME from the coding sequence ATGAAAAAAAAGGGAAGGAAAGGGATTCTTGCGCTGCTTGTCGCCGCAGGCACAATGATGCTGGGCGCATGCGCCATTATGAGCCAGAGCAAATTCGGCAGGCATCCGGAAGGAGAACATCTGGCGTTTGCCGAAAAGTCTCCGCACTATGTAGAGGGAGAGTTCAAAAATCTTACCCCTACCCCGATGTTTACGGATGACAGCACGGTTGTTTCCGTTTTGTTAAAGAGCCTTTTTACCAGCAAGGAAAGGCCAGTGCCCAAAGGCCCTGTCCCCTCCGCCAAGACCGATCTGCACGCCCTTTCCCGGGATAAAGACGTGGTTATCTGGCTGGGACATTCCTCCTATTACATGCAGCTTGGGGGCAAATGCATCCTCATCGACCCCGTACTGAGTCCCTACGCCAGCCCCTTTTCCTTTACCAACCGGGCATTTGAGGAAAGCAATGTCTATTCTCCTGAAGACATACCAGATATCGATTACCTGCTGATTTCGCATGACCACTGGGACCACCTCGATTATGAGACGGTGATGGCGCTAAAGCCGCGTGTCAAACGTGTCATCACCGGGCTGGGCGTCGGTTCTCACCTGGATTATTGGGGATATCCCAAGCACAAGATCCGTGAGGCGGACTGGTATACCGCGCTTGAGTTGGAAGACGGCATGCGCATCCACATCCTCCCGGCCCGCCATTTTTCCGGACGCGGACTCACACGCAACAAGACCCTCTGGGTGAGCTTTGCCCTGGAGTCGCCCGGCAGGCGGATTTACTTTAGCGGTGATACCGGCTATGGCCCCCATCTTGCCGAAATCGGCAACCGGTTTGACGGATTCGATCTTGCCATCCTGGAAAACGGCCAGTATGACAAACGCTGGGCAACCATCCACATGATGCCGGAAGAAACCGCGCAGGCGGCTGTTGAACTCAAGGCAAAGGCCCTGCTTCCCGCCCATTCGGGCAAATTTTCCATTTCATACCATGCCTGGGATGACCCTTTCATCCGGATAGCCAAAGCCAGCGAAGACAAGCCTTACCGGCTGCTGACGCCAGTGATCGGTGACAGGGTGGACCTTGAAGACGAAACCCAGCTTTTCCCATACTGGTGGGAAGGCATGGAATAA
- a CDS encoding YbfB/YjiJ family MFS transporter: MPLTDIQGGWLAALNYAGYLSGALLAAWSSNLRFKYTLYRIGLVTALVTTFSMGFTTNVVIWLVLRYLSGISSIAGLLLASGLVMNWLLRKGFKPQLGVHLIGLGLGIVVSGIAVGWMSGRLTWDQQWIGLAVLGLFFFVPAWLFMPQPEAIVFSSRQVQYPVPDRTWSILFNLMYFCAGFGFVISATYIVSILEASPFFEGRGSMVWIVVGAAAAPACTIWDKVAGRLGENRTLIYAFIVQTVSILLPVFSDSAWAGFASAILMSAWMGIVSLTLAIVGRIYPNDPARAMAKLTLSYGVAQIIAPAITGYLVTATGSYSSILVITAAIMGAGIGLLLVIERVQSRKDD; the protein is encoded by the coding sequence ATCCCCCTGACGGACATTCAGGGCGGATGGCTGGCCGCCCTGAATTATGCCGGTTACCTGAGCGGGGCATTGCTGGCGGCATGGAGCAGCAACCTGAGATTCAAATACACGCTTTACCGCATCGGGCTCGTTACAGCGCTTGTCACGACATTTTCGATGGGATTTACCACCAATGTGGTTATCTGGCTTGTCCTGCGATACCTGTCGGGGATTTCCAGCATTGCCGGTCTTCTGCTGGCTTCCGGGCTCGTAATGAACTGGCTGCTGCGAAAAGGATTCAAGCCGCAACTGGGGGTTCACCTTATCGGGCTGGGTCTCGGTATTGTGGTATCCGGCATTGCGGTTGGCTGGATGTCGGGACGGCTCACCTGGGATCAGCAGTGGATCGGCCTGGCAGTTCTGGGACTCTTTTTCTTCGTTCCTGCCTGGCTGTTCATGCCGCAGCCGGAAGCAATCGTCTTTTCATCAAGGCAGGTGCAGTACCCTGTGCCGGACAGGACATGGTCGATCCTGTTTAACCTGATGTATTTCTGTGCCGGTTTCGGCTTTGTCATTTCCGCCACCTACATCGTTTCCATTCTTGAGGCATCCCCGTTTTTTGAGGGGAGGGGAAGCATGGTCTGGATCGTTGTGGGGGCTGCCGCGGCACCTGCCTGCACTATCTGGGACAAGGTAGCGGGCCGCCTGGGAGAAAACCGGACGCTGATTTATGCCTTCATCGTACAGACGGTTTCCATTTTGCTGCCGGTATTCAGTGATTCGGCATGGGCCGGTTTTGCCAGCGCCATTCTGATGAGCGCATGGATGGGCATTGTCAGCCTGACACTGGCTATTGTGGGCCGTATCTACCCGAATGACCCGGCCAGAGCCATGGCAAAACTGACCCTGAGTTACGGTGTGGCCCAGATTATCGCCCCGGCGATCACGGGCTATCTGGTAACAGCCACAGGCAGTTACTCATCCATTCTGGTCATTACGGCAGCCATTATGGGAGCCGGTATCGGGCTGCTGCTCGTAATCGAACGCGTGCAAAGCCGCAAAGATGATTAA
- a CDS encoding siderophore ABC transporter substrate-binding protein, with protein sequence MIIICIDNSFLYYRFPTPLMQQISPLFFRSFPRRAKAALVASVLCSMALLAGCKPSDKPAAAVPANGTIPKTVVVFDLASLDTLKALDVEITGVPAFTYPPALADYSSDRYEKVGSLFEPDYEAVNALAPDLIIVGGRSSPKYADLAKIAPTIDLPVDIKHFKSSVFANIRTLAQRFGKVTQAEAKIQALEKSIAELKTKTADKGKGLLILTTGGRISAYGSGSRFGVIHDEYGVSAAAPGISEGNHGQPVSFEFIRQVDPDWLFVVDRDAAIGKKGVSAKQLLDNELIRNTRAWKRNQVVYLDPAGWYLIGGGLGAMQKNVNDLLETFEAKR encoded by the coding sequence ATGATTATCATTTGCATTGATAATTCCTTTTTGTATTACCGTTTTCCGACTCCCCTGATGCAGCAGATATCCCCCTTGTTTTTCCGTTCATTTCCCCGACGTGCAAAGGCGGCACTGGTAGCCAGTGTCCTCTGTTCTATGGCGCTTTTAGCCGGGTGCAAGCCATCTGACAAGCCGGCTGCCGCTGTTCCGGCAAATGGCACGATCCCAAAAACCGTCGTGGTGTTTGATCTCGCCTCCTTAGATACGCTTAAAGCGCTCGATGTGGAAATCACCGGCGTTCCCGCCTTTACTTACCCGCCTGCCCTGGCAGACTATTCCAGTGACCGGTACGAGAAAGTCGGCTCGCTGTTTGAGCCGGATTATGAAGCGGTCAATGCCCTGGCCCCCGATCTCATCATTGTGGGAGGCCGTTCGTCACCCAAATATGCCGATCTGGCCAAAATAGCGCCGACCATTGACCTGCCTGTCGATATCAAGCATTTCAAATCGAGCGTTTTTGCCAATATCCGGACACTGGCGCAGCGTTTCGGAAAAGTCACGCAAGCCGAAGCCAAAATCCAGGCGCTGGAAAAATCCATCGCAGAACTCAAAACGAAAACGGCTGATAAAGGAAAAGGTCTGCTGATTCTCACGACAGGTGGCCGGATCAGCGCTTATGGGTCCGGTTCCCGTTTTGGTGTCATACACGACGAATATGGAGTCTCTGCCGCTGCCCCCGGCATCAGTGAAGGAAACCATGGGCAGCCGGTGTCGTTTGAATTTATCCGGCAGGTTGATCCGGACTGGCTCTTTGTCGTGGACAGGGATGCCGCCATCGGCAAGAAAGGCGTATCGGCAAAACAGCTGCTGGATAATGAACTGATCAGGAATACCAGGGCATGGAAGAGAAACCAGGTGGTTTACCTTGATCCGGCCGGCTGGTATCTCATTGGCGGCGGCCTTGGCGCCATGCAGAAAAATGTGAATGACCTGCTGGAAACCTTCGAAGCAAAGCGCTAA
- a CDS encoding AraC family transcriptional regulator translates to MRYSPFYVYEASPEKPFLVMALNVDKFLATQLAAEILPQTRLESDEDEKNISIARVDPDVLDAFLRLLELLEKPDQIPVLSPMIIREIHYRMLIGPQGGFMRMVNTLDSQSNRIAQAITWLKDNYGKRRPCTRLSLNLNATFSSYRKAHDKVMGYFYGKNSRRPPFDRGFYAIAALISWMTMKQKGTHHVL, encoded by the coding sequence ATACGATACTCTCCATTTTATGTTTATGAAGCGTCACCGGAAAAGCCTTTTCTGGTGATGGCGCTGAATGTGGACAAATTCCTGGCCACCCAGCTGGCGGCAGAGATTTTGCCCCAGACGAGGCTGGAATCGGATGAAGATGAAAAAAACATCTCCATTGCCCGAGTCGATCCGGATGTGCTCGATGCTTTCCTGCGGCTTCTGGAATTGCTGGAAAAGCCGGACCAGATACCTGTGCTTTCGCCCATGATCATCCGGGAAATCCATTACCGCATGCTGATCGGGCCGCAGGGCGGCTTCATGCGCATGGTCAATACGCTGGATAGCCAGAGCAACCGGATCGCACAGGCCATCACCTGGCTGAAAGACAATTACGGGAAACGGCGGCCCTGCACTAGACTAAGCCTAAACCTAAACGCCACTTTCTCGTCTTACCGCAAAGCCCATGACAAGGTTATGGGCTATTTTTATGGAAAAAACAGCAGAAGACCCCCTTTCGATAGGGGTTTTTACGCCATTGCCGCATTGATAAGCTGGATGACAATGAAACAGAAAGGAACCCATCATGTTTTGTAA
- a CDS encoding methyl-accepting chemotaxis protein translates to MKNMKIGSRLILGFLVVIALLIGMAGTGVFEMRLINQGIENMMENTISVERRAREWARAAASQGATVCALSYATEPEMLQHFVTTYLGYRKVIDDEMKYIYESSLTKEEEDMLKDIEGKRTAFRDVAMTLFKLKNVSPTGELLGEHPPFSEVKEHLLTKVIPARDAYVKAVDNFRDFGIKKSYEQETSMYAGYRRALIIMIVISIAAVLVALIMAWRLTVGITRPLDNALKVAETVASGDLTSHIEVSSTDETGRLMQALKNMNECLFEAIVQVRQSAETIATASSEIASGNQDLSARTEEQASSLEQTASSMEEITTTVRQNGDNAKQANQLASQAAEVATRGGEAARHVAHTMNDISESSSKIVDIISVIDGIAFQTNILALNAAVEAARAGEQGRGFAVVATEVRSLAQRSATAAREIKNLIDDSVHKVSTGTELVNNAVDTMLEIGESITRVNDIMNEITIATQEQVQGIEQINLAVSEMDTTAQQNAALVEEAAAAAESLQDQAKTLVGVVNLFNIGGKRMHIDTHSSHAKKKAAAPARQLSSPPKKTSSGTHSDIPASENSEDWDEF, encoded by the coding sequence ATGAAAAACATGAAAATTGGCTCCAGACTGATCCTGGGTTTTTTGGTTGTTATTGCGCTTCTGATCGGTATGGCAGGAACTGGCGTCTTTGAAATGCGCTTGATAAACCAGGGCATAGAAAACATGATGGAAAATACCATCAGTGTAGAACGCCGGGCACGTGAATGGGCAAGAGCCGCCGCGTCACAAGGCGCGACCGTTTGTGCACTGTCTTATGCGACCGAACCGGAAATGCTTCAGCATTTTGTCACCACATACCTCGGCTACCGTAAAGTCATCGACGATGAGATGAAATATATTTACGAATCCTCCCTCACAAAAGAAGAAGAAGACATGCTCAAGGATATCGAGGGAAAGCGCACCGCCTTCCGTGACGTCGCGATGACGCTGTTCAAGCTGAAAAACGTCAGCCCAACGGGAGAATTGCTTGGCGAGCACCCGCCTTTTTCAGAAGTAAAGGAACATCTCCTGACGAAAGTCATACCGGCAAGAGATGCCTATGTCAAAGCCGTCGATAATTTCCGCGACTTTGGAATCAAAAAATCGTACGAACAGGAAACAAGCATGTATGCGGGCTATCGCCGGGCGCTTATCATCATGATCGTTATTTCAATTGCTGCCGTTTTAGTCGCCCTCATCATGGCATGGCGGCTGACAGTTGGTATCACTCGTCCGCTTGATAACGCGCTGAAAGTGGCAGAGACGGTTGCCTCCGGTGATCTGACCAGCCATATCGAGGTCAGCAGCACGGATGAAACCGGGCGGCTCATGCAGGCGCTGAAAAACATGAATGAATGCCTGTTTGAAGCGATTGTCCAGGTGCGCCAGAGTGCAGAAACCATCGCCACCGCGTCTTCTGAAATTGCGTCAGGCAACCAGGATCTCTCTGCCCGGACCGAAGAGCAGGCCAGTTCACTTGAGCAAACCGCATCCAGCATGGAAGAGATTACCACCACAGTACGCCAGAATGGCGACAATGCAAAGCAGGCCAACCAGTTGGCCTCCCAGGCGGCGGAGGTGGCAACACGCGGTGGAGAAGCGGCAAGGCATGTCGCCCACACCATGAACGACATATCCGAATCCTCCAGCAAGATTGTCGACATCATCAGCGTGATCGATGGCATCGCTTTTCAGACCAATATCCTGGCCTTAAATGCCGCCGTGGAAGCTGCCCGTGCAGGCGAACAGGGACGAGGCTTTGCCGTGGTGGCAACCGAAGTGCGGAGTCTTGCCCAGCGCAGTGCGACAGCAGCACGCGAAATCAAGAATCTCATTGATGATTCTGTCCACAAGGTTTCGACCGGCACCGAGCTTGTCAATAACGCAGTCGACACCATGCTGGAGATCGGGGAAAGCATTACCCGGGTCAATGACATCATGAACGAAATTACCATAGCCACCCAGGAGCAGGTACAGGGTATTGAGCAGATAAACCTGGCTGTAAGCGAAATGGATACTACCGCGCAGCAGAATGCGGCACTGGTTGAAGAAGCTGCCGCTGCTGCGGAGAGCCTGCAGGATCAGGCCAAAACCCTTGTCGGCGTCGTAAACCTGTTTAATATTGGCGGCAAGCGCATGCATATTGACACGCATTCCTCCCATGCCAAAAAGAAAGCGGCTGCACCGGCCCGGCAGTTGAGTTCACCTCCCAAGAAAACATCCTCAGGCACACATTCTGATATCCCGGCCTCGGAAAACAGTGAGGATTGGGACGAATTCTGA
- a CDS encoding MarR family winged helix-turn-helix transcriptional regulator, whose product MNPAEETTVSPCYCIRMRRAANRITGYYAEVLAATGLTANQFSLLVALNRIQGCGTGQLAEAVSLEKSTLVRTLKPLIKAGCIADGAPKNSRSRRLHLTENGRNTLAQGTLLWKAAQENIRHKLGKDHQQIMEMLAAFDQL is encoded by the coding sequence ATGAATCCGGCAGAAGAGACAACCGTCAGCCCATGCTACTGCATACGAATGCGGCGGGCAGCAAACCGGATCACCGGCTATTACGCTGAGGTGCTGGCAGCAACCGGACTGACAGCAAACCAGTTTTCCCTGCTGGTTGCGCTAAACCGGATTCAAGGATGCGGCACCGGCCAACTGGCTGAGGCTGTCAGCTTGGAAAAAAGCACACTGGTTCGTACACTGAAGCCCCTCATCAAGGCAGGCTGTATCGCTGACGGTGCTCCGAAAAACAGCCGCAGCCGTCGGTTGCATCTGACGGAAAACGGCAGGAATACGCTTGCCCAAGGCACGCTGCTCTGGAAAGCGGCACAGGAAAATATCCGCCACAAGCTGGGAAAAGACCACCAGCAGATTATGGAAATGCTGGCTGCTTTTGACCAACTTTGA
- the acuR gene encoding acrylate utilization transcriptional regulator AcuR: MQYDTPVPKRRGRPPKQPKPLQTRDLLLRTGLEIVTEKGFSASGLDEILKQAGVPKGSFYYYFKSKEAFGLELIRQYGDFFAHKLEKHFSHTANTPMARLQAFVEDAREGMAKYRFRRGCLVGKLGQEIPVLPDSFREGLTAIFADWKARVAAVLLAAQEAGEISPHVDCVRMAAFFWTGWEGAVLQAGLEQSVAPLDLFTQTFFDGLKKV, translated from the coding sequence ATGCAATACGACACACCCGTGCCGAAACGAAGAGGGCGTCCGCCAAAACAGCCCAAGCCGCTTCAAACGCGCGATTTGCTGTTGCGCACCGGTCTTGAGATTGTCACGGAGAAGGGCTTTTCGGCATCCGGGCTGGATGAGATACTGAAACAGGCCGGGGTGCCCAAAGGCTCGTTTTATTATTACTTCAAGAGCAAGGAAGCTTTCGGGCTGGAGCTTATCCGGCAATACGGCGATTTTTTTGCGCACAAGCTGGAAAAGCATTTCAGTCATACGGCCAATACCCCGATGGCACGGCTGCAGGCTTTTGTGGAAGATGCCAGGGAAGGTATGGCAAAATACCGGTTCAGGCGCGGCTGCCTGGTTGGCAAGCTCGGGCAGGAAATCCCGGTTTTGCCCGACAGTTTCCGGGAAGGGCTTACCGCCATTTTCGCTGACTGGAAGGCGCGAGTCGCGGCAGTACTGCTGGCCGCGCAGGAAGCCGGGGAAATTTCCCCGCATGTGGACTGTGTCCGGATGGCCGCTTTTTTCTGGACAGGGTGGGAAGGTGCCGTATTGCAGGCGGGGCTGGAACAAAGTGTTGCACCGCTTGATTTATTTACCCAAACCTTTTTTGACGGCTTGAAAAAGGTCTGA
- the acuI gene encoding acrylyl-CoA reductase (NADPH), producing the protein MFRGILIEKDDSGYRAAVKEISEDQLPEGDVVVKNIFSTLNYKDALAITGKGPVVRRFPMVPGIDLVGVVESSENPLYKPGDTVILNGWGVGENHWGGLAEKTRLKGEWLIPLPKEFTPLQAMSIGTAGYTAMLCIIRLEQLGITPDKGEVVVTGASGGVGSIAVSILSKLGYEVVAVSGRDAERGFFLSGLGAREILPRSEFDSPGRPLGRERWAAAIDVVGGHTLANICATMKYRGVIAACGLAGGMEFPSTVAPFILRGVTLAGVDSVMCPREERIEAWRRLAQDLDPAKLKQIGNMISLDESIAYAEKIMEGNMQGRVVVDLSR; encoded by the coding sequence ATGTTTCGAGGCATACTCATAGAAAAAGATGATTCAGGCTACCGTGCTGCTGTGAAAGAAATTTCAGAAGACCAGCTGCCAGAAGGTGATGTGGTAGTCAAAAACATCTTTTCTACCCTGAACTACAAGGATGCCCTCGCCATTACCGGAAAAGGCCCTGTTGTACGTCGCTTTCCGATGGTGCCCGGTATTGACCTGGTTGGTGTGGTGGAAAGCTCCGAAAACCCGCTGTATAAGCCCGGAGACACCGTTATTTTGAATGGCTGGGGTGTTGGCGAAAACCACTGGGGCGGCCTGGCTGAAAAAACCCGTCTGAAAGGAGAGTGGCTGATTCCGCTTCCAAAAGAATTCACCCCCTTGCAGGCCATGTCCATCGGCACAGCCGGCTATACGGCCATGCTTTGCATCATACGTCTTGAACAACTGGGTATCACACCGGACAAGGGCGAGGTGGTGGTTACAGGCGCATCCGGCGGTGTGGGCAGCATTGCCGTTTCCATTCTGTCCAAGCTGGGCTATGAGGTGGTGGCAGTTTCCGGCCGTGACGCGGAAAGAGGCTTTTTCCTTTCCGGGCTTGGCGCCAGGGAAATCCTGCCGCGTTCGGAATTTGACTCCCCGGGCCGTCCGCTTGGACGTGAGCGCTGGGCTGCCGCTATTGATGTGGTCGGCGGCCATACCCTTGCCAATATCTGCGCCACCATGAAATACCGCGGTGTGATTGCCGCATGCGGCCTGGCCGGGGGGATGGAGTTCCCGTCTACCGTAGCCCCGTTTATCCTGCGCGGCGTTACCCTGGCTGGTGTTGACAGTGTGATGTGCCCGCGTGAAGAGCGTATTGAGGCATGGCGGCGCCTGGCACAGGATCTGGACCCGGCCAAGCTCAAACAGATCGGCAACATGATCAGCCTTGACGAATCGATTGCCTATGCCGAGAAGATCATGGAAGGCAATATGCAGGGCAGGGTGGTGGTCGACCTGAGCCGGTAA
- a CDS encoding anaerobic carbon-monoxide dehydrogenase catalytic subunit: MTGFAHHAVLGLAENIVEKVKSGAIRHFFLVGGCDGARPGRNYYTEFVENAPSDTLVLTLACGKFRFFDRDLGEIEGIPRLLDIGQCNDAYSAILIAQALADAFGCEVNDLPLSLVLSWYEQKAVAILLTLLSLGIRGIRLGPTLPQFMTDNVLQLLVEQFGIQPVSNSPQADMEIMLHPASVKH, encoded by the coding sequence ATGACAGGGTTTGCGCACCATGCCGTCCTGGGACTGGCTGAAAACATTGTGGAAAAGGTAAAATCAGGGGCAATCCGTCATTTTTTCCTGGTGGGCGGCTGTGACGGCGCCAGGCCCGGTCGCAATTACTACACGGAGTTTGTGGAAAATGCGCCATCTGATACGTTGGTCCTGACGCTTGCCTGCGGGAAGTTCCGCTTTTTTGATCGTGATCTGGGAGAAATTGAAGGGATTCCTCGTCTTCTGGATATCGGCCAGTGCAATGATGCCTATAGTGCTATCCTGATTGCACAGGCGCTGGCGGATGCCTTTGGCTGCGAGGTGAATGATCTGCCGCTTTCTCTTGTGCTGTCCTGGTACGAGCAAAAAGCGGTCGCCATTTTGCTGACGCTGCTTTCACTGGGTATTCGCGGCATTCGCCTGGGACCGACTTTGCCGCAATTTATGACGGATAATGTATTACAGTTGCTCGTTGAGCAGTTTGGCATCCAGCCGGTCAGCAATTCGCCGCAGGCGGATATGGAAATCATGCTTCATCCGGCCAGTGTGAAGCATTGA
- a CDS encoding LSM domain-containing protein: MSGGVVLDIQNGTVRLKIHKKEGQSVTLKFSSGDYKKLTGKLVSSDQWANIRLDQITMPDGG; this comes from the coding sequence ATGAGCGGGGGAGTTGTCCTGGATATACAAAATGGCACTGTCCGTCTGAAAATACACAAAAAAGAAGGACAATCCGTCACCCTGAAGTTTTCGTCCGGAGACTATAAAAAGCTGACAGGCAAACTGGTGTCATCGGATCAGTGGGCCAACATCCGGTTAGACCAGATCACGATGCCTGATGGCGGGTGA
- a CDS encoding glycine zipper domain-containing protein: protein MTSTTEENTARIIRIESLDNSASEKGPCGLGAFPTPCRILCGKEDGDEAACFVHSLALTERITTCAEKTASLVRKHPLKSLAIAGVAGLFIGALLFRKN, encoded by the coding sequence ATGACATCCACTACTGAAGAAAACACCGCACGGATTATCCGGATTGAATCCCTGGATAACAGTGCCAGTGAAAAAGGGCCATGCGGGCTTGGTGCCTTCCCGACGCCATGCCGTATCCTGTGCGGAAAGGAAGACGGGGATGAGGCAGCCTGTTTCGTGCATAGCCTGGCCTTGACGGAGCGCATTACCACCTGTGCTGAAAAAACCGCATCCCTTGTCAGGAAACACCCCTTGAAAAGCCTGGCAATCGCTGGTGTCGCCGGCCTGTTTATCGGTGCGCTGCTTTTCAGGAAAAACTGA
- the hcp gene encoding hydroxylamine reductase, translating into MFCNQCEQTLPVTGCIAAGVCGKNPEVATLQDLIVYTLRGLAVAGLDASAKGHDIKEAGRLCARALFSTLTNVNFDPAALTAILHEVAESRNRMMSPHDSASSLPVSVFQPADKRAGLIRQANLVSTQKLADDPDCHSLAQTLLYGLKGVAAYVDHAAILGHEDEALYLDLFKGLAMGFDGANPALPEWVDAVMACGKSNLAAMKLLDTANTGTYRHPEPASVSLSPRAGKAILVTGHDLKDLYDLLVQTEGKGINIYTHGEMLPAHGYPELKRFAHLAGHFGTAWQNQQTEMPRFPGAILFTTNCIQRPGPDYINNVFTTGLVGWPGVAYVKNGDFSAVIERALALEGYTEEAASAFPQKKRHDRVCAPCRPGTG; encoded by the coding sequence ATGTTTTGTAACCAGTGTGAACAAACCCTGCCTGTCACGGGCTGCATTGCAGCAGGGGTATGCGGGAAAAACCCGGAAGTGGCGACTTTGCAGGACTTGATCGTGTATACCCTGAGGGGACTGGCTGTTGCCGGATTGGACGCGTCGGCAAAAGGCCATGACATAAAGGAAGCCGGGCGGCTCTGTGCCCGTGCGCTTTTTTCCACGCTCACCAATGTCAATTTCGATCCAGCGGCGCTGACAGCCATACTTCATGAGGTGGCAGAAAGCAGAAACCGGATGATGTCGCCGCATGATTCCGCCTCATCGCTGCCTGTCAGCGTTTTCCAGCCGGCAGACAAGCGGGCCGGGTTGATCCGGCAGGCCAATCTGGTATCAACGCAAAAGCTGGCGGATGACCCGGATTGCCATTCCCTGGCACAGACGCTGTTATATGGCTTGAAAGGGGTAGCCGCCTATGTGGATCATGCTGCGATCCTGGGCCATGAAGATGAGGCGCTGTATCTGGATCTGTTCAAGGGGCTGGCAATGGGGTTTGATGGCGCCAATCCGGCGCTCCCTGAATGGGTTGATGCCGTCATGGCATGCGGGAAAAGCAATCTGGCAGCTATGAAACTGCTGGATACGGCCAATACGGGCACTTACAGACATCCGGAACCCGCCAGTGTCTCCCTGTCTCCCAGGGCGGGAAAGGCCATCCTTGTTACGGGGCATGACCTGAAGGATTTGTACGACCTGCTGGTGCAGACGGAAGGAAAAGGCATCAATATCTATACCCATGGCGAGATGCTGCCGGCACATGGATACCCTGAGCTGAAACGCTTTGCCCATCTGGCAGGGCATTTTGGCACGGCATGGCAAAACCAGCAGACAGAAATGCCGCGCTTTCCCGGCGCCATCCTGTTTACAACCAACTGTATCCAGCGCCCCGGGCCGGACTATATCAATAATGTCTTTACGACAGGTCTTGTTGGCTGGCCTGGTGTTGCCTATGTCAAAAACGGCGATTTTTCCGCTGTCATCGAACGGGCACTGGCGCTTGAAGGGTATACGGAAGAAGCGGCTTCGGCTTTTCCGCAAAAAAAGCGTCATGACAGGGTTTGCGCACCATGCCGTCCTGGGACTGGCTGA